One window of the Eucalyptus grandis isolate ANBG69807.140 chromosome 8, ASM1654582v1, whole genome shotgun sequence genome contains the following:
- the LOC108953833 gene encoding LRR receptor-like serine/threonine-protein kinase HSL2, translated as MATAHRRRGELASALWLVLRSWSLLCCCCCLFLLPLALAAGGDYEILLRVKAAQLEDPDGQLDDWAPTADRSPCNWTGVTCETRNRSVVAIDLSELNVAGRFPYDFCRIRTLRKLSLGDNSFNGTVAGPSLSLCSHLQWLNISSNYFVGQLPDLSPGFADLRFLDLSYNNFTGEFPASFGRLPALSVLSLYSNLLNGSIPSFLGNLSQLTQLNIGYNPYAQGPLPPEIGNLSRLEILWVAKSNLVGEIPSSIGKLTSLKNFDLSYNMLSGKIPDAIAGLRSVEQIELYHNNLSGELPEGISNLSNLMQLDVSQNGLTGVLPEKIAAYPFTSLNLNDNLFKGEIPAVLASNPNLQQLKLFNNSFTGKLPADLGKNSDLVEFDVSTNSFTGELPENLCSRGKLQRVIAFNNRFTGSLPSSLASCDSLGYVRISNNGLSGEVPAGFWGLQGLSHLDMSYNKFEGAISRSISGPKGVTSLLIAGNSFSGDIPAEICQLSNLTVVDVSNNRFGGGLPTCITNLGSLQKLKMQGNLLTGPIPSSVGPWAHLAELNLSNNRLTGSIPVQLGDLPVLMYLDLSGNSLSGEIPTELTKLTLNKFNISHNKLSGEIPPGFDRELYVSGLMGNPNLCSSDLKPFPKCTRARPVAFYVLIALAVCIMLLFASLVWFLRTKLHWFRGKSRRLWKITTFQRVKFSNEIVDQLIEENKIGSGGSGEVYRIRLKSGQMVAVKKLWAKTQAPDIESMFKSEVETLGHVRHANIVKLLFTCSAEESSLLVYEYMENGSLGDVLHGPKSGEFLDWGQRFAIAVGAAKGLAYLHHDCVPAIVHRDVKSNNILLDEDFTPRVADFGLAKMLQQEAAAATGEMSKVAGSCGYIAPEYAYTMKVNEKSDVYSFGVLLLELITGKRPNDPSFGENKHIVKWVIDVALSAPEAEGDANCDGEPGWCFGDLAQLVDPRLTPSASDYEEIEKVLNIALSCTSALPISRPTMRRVVELLKDKKFARSKW; from the exons ATGGCGACCGCCCATCGCCGTCGCGGCGAGCTCGCGTCTGCCCTGTGGCTCGTGCTCCGTTCTTGGTCCCTGctgtgctgctgctgctgcttgttCTTGTTGCCTctggccctcgccgccggcggcGACTACGAGATCTTGCTCCGCGTCAAGGCCGCCCAGCTCGAGGACCCGGACGGCCAGCTCGACGACTGGGCCCCCACCGCCGACCGTAGCCCCTGCAACTGGACCGGGGTCACGTGCGAGACCCGGAACCGCTCTGTCGTCGCGATCGACCTCTCGGAACTGAACGTCGCCGGCAGGTTCCCGTACGACTTCTGCCGGATCCGGACCCTGCGGAAACTCTCGCTCGGCGACAACTCCTTCAACGGCACCGTCGCGGGGCCGTCGCTCTCGCTCTGCTCGCATCTCCAGTGGCTCAACATCTCCAGCAACTACTTCGTCGGCCAGCTGCCGGACCTCTCGCCCGGGTTCGCCGACCTCCGGTTCCTCGACCTATCGTACAACAACTTCACCGGCGAGTTTCCGGCTAGCTTCGGCCGGTTGCCGGCGCTGAGTGTCCTCTCGCTGTACTCGAACTTGCTCAACGGCTCGATACCTTCCTTCTTGGGTAATCTTAGCCAGTTGACTCAGCTCAATATCGGTTACAACCCGTACGCGCAGGGCCCTCTGCCTCCGGAGATCGGAAACCTGTCCAGGCTCGAGATTCTCTGGGTAGCGAAATCGAATCTCGTCGGAGAAATCCCGAGCTCAATCGGGAAGCTCACTTCTCTGAAGAACTTCGATTTGTCCTACAATATGCTGTCGGGGAAAATTCCTGATGCCATCGCCGGGCTGCGAAGCGTCGAGCAAATTGAACTGTACCACAACAACTTATCGGGCGAGTTGCCAGAGGGGATCAGCAATTTGAGCAATCTCATGCAATTGGACGTCTCTCAGAACGGTCTCACCGGTGTCCTGCCGGAGAAGATCGCTGCATATCCGTTCACGTCCCTGAACCTAAATGACAACTTATTCAAAGGCGAGATTCCCGCGGTTCTGGCGTCGAACCCAAATTTGCAGCAGCTGAAGCTCTTCAACAACTCTTTCACCGGGAAATTACCAGCCGATTTGGGCAAGAATTCCGACTTGGTGGAGTTCGACGTCTCCACCAACTCTTTCACCGGCGAGTTGCCTGAGAATCTCTGTTCCAGAGGCAAGCTCCAGAGAGTTATCGCCTTCAACAATCGCTTCACAGGAAGCCTGCCGAGTTCGCTAGCGAGTTGTGATTCTCTCGGATATGTCCGAATCAGCAACAACGGACTCTCCGGCGAAGTGCCGGCCGGGTTTTGGGGCCTCCAGGGACTCTCGCACCTTGACATGAGCTACAATAAGTTTGAAGGAGCGATTTCGCGGTCGATTTCAGGGCCCAAGGGCGTGACGTCACTTCTGATCGCCGGCAACAGCTTCTCTGGTGATATTCCGGCGGAGATTTGCCAGCTCTCGAACCTCACCGTTGTTGATGTGAGCAACAACCGGTTTGGCGGTGGACTCCCGACGTGTATCACCAATTTGGGCAGTTTGCAGAAGCTCAAGATGCAAGGCAATTTGCTCACCGGCCCGATTCCGAGTTCAGTAGGGCCATGGGCCCATTTGGCGGAGTTGAACCTTTCGAACAACCGGCTCACTGGGAGCATACCGGTTCAATTGGGCGACTTGCCGGTGCTGATGTACTTGGACCTCTCAGGGAACTCGCTTTCCGGCGAGATCCCAACGGAGCTGACTAAACTGACGCTTAATAAGTTCAATATATCGCACAATAAACTTTCCGGCGAGATACCACCGGGCTTCGATCGCGAGCTCTATGTTTCGGGCTTAATGGGCAACCCGAACCTCTGCAGCTCGGATCTGAAGCCGTTCCCGAAGTGCACAAGAGCCCGGCCTGTCGCTTTCTACGTGCTCATAGCTCTAGCCGTATGCATTATGCTCCTTTTCGCGTCCCTGGTTTGGTTCCTCAGGACGAAGCTGCATTGGTTCAGAGGCAAATCGAGACGGTTGTGGAAAATAACCACGTTCCAGCGGGTCAAGTTTAGCAATGAGATCGTCGATCAGTTAATAGAGGAGAACAAGATCGGCTCTGGAGGGTCGGGCGAGGTCTACCGGATTAGGCTCAAGTCGGGTCAGATGGTGGCGGTGAAGAAGCTCTGGGCGAAGACCCAGGCCCCGGACATCGAGTCCATGTTCAAATCGGAGGTGGAGACTCTGGGTCACGTCCGCCACGCCAATATAGTAAAGTTGCTGTTCACGTGCTCGGCCGAGGAGAGCAGTCTTTTAGTCTACGAGTACATGGAGAACGGGAGCCTGGGCGACGTCCTGCACGGGCCCAAGAGCGGAGAATTCCTCGACTGGGGCCAGCGGTTCGCGATAGCAGTGGGCGCGGCTAAGGGCCTGGCCTACCTGCACCACGACTGCGTGCCTGCCATCGTGCACCGGGACGTGAAGAGCAACAACATCCTATTGGACGAGGACTTCACGCCGCGGGTCGCCGACTTCGGGTTGGCGAAGATGTTGCAacaggaggcggcggcggcgaccggggAGATGTCGAAGGTGGCCGGATCCTGTGGCTACATCGCGCCAG AGTATGCATACACTATGAAAGTGAACGAGAAGAGCGATGTCTACAGTTTCGGCGTGTTGCTCCTAGAGTTGATCACTGGCAAAAGGCCGAACGATCCTTCGTTCGGCGAGAACAAGCACATCGTGAAGTGGGTCATCGACGTCGCGTTGTCAGCTCCCGAGGCGGAAGGGGATGCGAATTGTGATGGCGAGCCCGGGTGGTGCTTCGGCGATCTCGCGCAGCTCGTGGATCCGAGGTTGACCCCGTCCGCGAGCGACTATGAAGAGATTGAGAAGGTCTTGAACATAGCTCTCTCTTGCACTTCCGCGTTGCCGATCAGCAGGCCCACCATGAGGCGCGTGGTCGAGTTGCTCAAGGACAAGAAGTTCGCCCGTTCCAAATGGTAG